One stretch of Croceibacterium atlanticum DNA includes these proteins:
- a CDS encoding RNA polymerase sigma factor, whose protein sequence is MIENRADKADGSEEALRPMDEAVRRALVDSHEDMLRFLIGRMRGRQEAEEVLQRFMLRAIERAGDLRDVGSVKGWLSRVLATTIADFYRQAARGRKHETAIDPQELAELAEAEVVSDAEMEAAVCNCLYRLLPTLRPDYAEVIWRADLLEEPRESIASALDTSVNNINVRLHRARGALRTRLLQMCRTCVIHGFLDCECQQEKEQAPAL, encoded by the coding sequence ATGATCGAAAATAGAGCCGATAAAGCTGACGGGTCCGAGGAGGCGTTGCGACCGATGGATGAAGCAGTGCGCCGGGCCCTGGTGGATAGCCACGAAGATATGCTGCGTTTCCTTATCGGCCGCATGCGGGGGCGTCAGGAGGCGGAGGAAGTTCTCCAGCGTTTCATGCTTCGTGCGATCGAGCGGGCTGGGGACCTGCGGGATGTGGGTTCGGTCAAGGGATGGCTCTCCCGAGTGCTGGCGACGACGATTGCCGACTTTTACCGACAGGCTGCGCGCGGCCGTAAACACGAAACCGCCATTGATCCTCAGGAACTTGCCGAACTCGCAGAAGCGGAGGTCGTTTCTGACGCGGAGATGGAGGCTGCCGTATGCAACTGTCTCTATCGCCTCCTGCCAACGCTCAGGCCGGACTATGCCGAAGTCATCTGGCGCGCTGATTTGCTCGAGGAGCCGCGTGAAAGCATTGCCAGCGCGCTCGATACGAGTGTCAACAATATCAACGTGCGTCTTCATCGTGCGCGCGGCGCACTTCGCACGCGCCTGCTCCAGATGTGCCGCACCTGTGTCATTCACGGTTTCCTCGATTGCGAATGCCAGCAAGAGAAGGAGCAAGCGCCCGCGCTGTAG
- a CDS encoding ATP-binding cassette domain-containing protein translates to MALVTIEGLTKRFPKQAEPALRSVSTQIRSGHIVGLVGPDGSGKTTFLRLIAGLLRADEGGIDVGGFDPVANAKEVRARIAYMPQRFGLYEDLSVEENLKLYADLRGLVGSARKATFERLLDFTGLAPFTGRLAGALSGGMKQKLGLACALVVTPELLLLDEPSVGVDPISRRELWRMVSRLTDEGITVVWATAYLDEAEKCETVLVLSEGDLIFDGRPTDLAARVAGRVFLIEGIEGDRRYVLNRARQHEAVMDGTIQASHVRLLLNENARALSLASIGAGDEARLKPVAPRFEDAFIDLIGGGFRAESPFAGGSQRSHNIAIAVEARGLTRMFGSFTAASEISFDVRRGEVFGLIGPNGAGKSTTFKMLSGLLKPTSGEARIAGVDLRTAASEARARLGYMAQKFSLYGDLSTMQNLRFFARVYGLTGVRQRTMIARMIESFALTDKLDENSAQLPLGFKQRLSLACAVMHEPDVLFLDEPTSGVDPRTRREFWAHINAMVTNGVTVIVTTHFLDEAEYCDRAALIYRGQMIALGTPAELKAQAASSTMPNPTFEDAFIALVEKNEAETSP, encoded by the coding sequence GTGGCCCTGGTAACCATCGAAGGCCTGACCAAACGGTTCCCCAAGCAAGCCGAACCGGCATTGCGCAGTGTTAGTACACAGATCAGATCGGGCCACATCGTCGGGCTGGTGGGGCCCGATGGCTCGGGGAAGACAACCTTCTTGCGCTTGATCGCCGGACTGCTGCGCGCCGATGAAGGCGGGATCGACGTGGGAGGTTTCGATCCCGTCGCCAACGCGAAGGAGGTGCGCGCGCGCATTGCCTATATGCCGCAACGTTTCGGCCTCTACGAGGATCTGAGCGTGGAGGAAAATCTCAAACTCTACGCAGATCTGCGCGGACTGGTTGGATCAGCGCGCAAGGCGACATTCGAGCGGCTTCTCGATTTTACCGGCCTAGCGCCATTTACCGGCAGATTGGCAGGCGCCTTGTCGGGCGGCATGAAGCAGAAGCTCGGGCTCGCCTGCGCTCTCGTTGTTACGCCTGAACTCCTGTTGCTGGACGAGCCAAGCGTCGGCGTAGATCCGATTTCGCGCCGTGAACTCTGGCGAATGGTAAGCCGACTGACCGATGAAGGGATCACGGTCGTTTGGGCAACCGCCTACCTCGATGAGGCAGAGAAATGCGAGACTGTGCTCGTCTTGAGCGAGGGCGATCTCATCTTCGACGGTCGACCGACCGATCTGGCCGCGCGTGTCGCTGGCCGGGTGTTTTTGATCGAGGGCATCGAGGGCGATCGGCGCTACGTTTTGAACAGAGCACGCCAACACGAGGCTGTGATGGATGGAACAATCCAGGCCAGCCATGTCAGGCTGTTGCTCAATGAGAACGCGCGTGCCCTCTCTCTGGCTTCGATTGGCGCGGGGGATGAAGCTCGGCTGAAACCTGTCGCGCCGCGGTTCGAGGATGCGTTCATCGATCTCATTGGCGGCGGGTTTCGCGCTGAATCGCCCTTCGCCGGCGGTTCGCAGCGCAGCCACAATATAGCGATTGCCGTAGAGGCGCGCGGACTAACGCGGATGTTCGGCTCCTTCACTGCGGCTTCCGAGATCAGTTTCGATGTGCGTCGAGGTGAAGTGTTTGGGCTTATCGGACCCAATGGCGCGGGCAAGTCGACTACATTCAAAATGCTCTCCGGCCTTCTCAAGCCGACCAGCGGTGAGGCTCGTATTGCCGGTGTCGATTTGCGTACTGCCGCGAGCGAGGCACGGGCTCGTCTCGGATACATGGCGCAGAAATTTTCGCTGTATGGCGATCTCAGCACGATGCAGAATCTGCGGTTCTTCGCACGCGTTTACGGCCTTACCGGAGTGCGGCAGCGTACCATGATTGCGCGTATGATCGAAAGCTTCGCCCTCACGGACAAGCTCGATGAAAATTCCGCCCAGCTCCCGCTTGGCTTCAAGCAGCGCCTGTCGCTCGCCTGTGCCGTCATGCACGAGCCTGACGTCCTTTTTCTCGACGAGCCGACCTCGGGTGTCGATCCGCGTACGCGCCGTGAATTCTGGGCCCATATCAACGCCATGGTCACGAACGGCGTAACCGTCATCGTGACGACACATTTTCTCGACGAAGCGGAGTATTGCGACCGCGCCGCGCTCATATATCGCGGCCAGATGATTGCTTTGGGGACTCCCGCCGAACTCAAGGCGCAAGCGGCCTCCTCGACCATGCCCAACCCGACCTTTGAGGATGCATTCATCGCTCTCGTCGAAAAGAACGAAGCGGAGACCTCGCCATGA
- a CDS encoding thymidine phosphorylase family protein, whose protein sequence is MSEAILSPTSSTDALAHPLRARALPIETDGEAMIFMHEDCPVARSEGFRARVRVELVAKGRRLLATLYRATDDLLADDEVGLPHRLMARLSLAEGDELQVRHPHPLSSLSHVRAKLYGHRLDEIRLGHIIADIADGRYSDVDIAAFVSAFAAQPAQGEETAALTRAMLAAGDRLEWNADRVMDKHCVGGLPGNRTTPIVVSIIAAAGLTMPKTSSRAITSPAGTADAMETMAPVTLDLAAMQKVVEREGGCIVWGGSVNLSPADDVLIRIERALDVDSDAQLVASVLSKKLAAGSTHVLLDLPVGPTAKIRSTRDADALAGLLENVARQCGLHVATVQTDGTQPVGRGIGPALEAHDVLAVLANRDDAPQDLKARALALAAGILELSGAPSSDALHRATQLLVEGRAESKFLAICEAQGGFKEPGRALQTREFLAARAGRVATFDNRLLARTAKLAGAPQRATAGIALHVKSGDLVEQGQPLFTIHGESMGELDYAFAFALRNSDMIRLEAQ, encoded by the coding sequence ATGAGTGAGGCCATCCTTTCCCCCACCTCCTCCACGGATGCACTTGCTCATCCGTTGCGCGCGCGGGCTTTGCCGATCGAAACCGATGGCGAAGCGATGATCTTCATGCATGAGGATTGTCCCGTTGCGCGGTCCGAAGGGTTTCGCGCCCGCGTGCGGGTGGAACTTGTCGCGAAAGGAAGAAGGCTTTTGGCGACGCTTTACCGGGCTACGGATGATCTCCTGGCCGACGATGAAGTGGGCCTGCCTCACCGGCTGATGGCACGGCTTTCTCTCGCCGAGGGCGACGAGCTTCAAGTCAGGCATCCTCATCCGTTGTCGTCGCTCAGCCACGTTAGAGCTAAACTCTATGGCCACCGGCTTGACGAGATCCGTCTAGGACACATTATCGCCGATATCGCGGACGGTCGGTATTCGGATGTCGACATCGCCGCGTTCGTGTCCGCTTTCGCTGCGCAGCCAGCACAAGGAGAGGAAACCGCTGCCCTCACCCGAGCGATGCTCGCTGCGGGCGACCGCCTCGAATGGAATGCCGACCGCGTGATGGATAAACATTGCGTCGGCGGACTGCCGGGCAATCGGACAACACCTATCGTGGTCAGTATTATCGCGGCAGCCGGTCTCACGATGCCAAAGACGTCATCCAGGGCGATCACATCACCGGCCGGTACTGCGGATGCGATGGAGACCATGGCGCCCGTGACGCTCGATCTGGCGGCCATGCAGAAGGTGGTCGAACGAGAGGGCGGCTGCATCGTTTGGGGCGGCAGCGTCAATCTCAGTCCTGCTGATGACGTCCTCATTCGGATCGAGCGGGCTCTGGATGTTGACAGCGATGCGCAACTTGTCGCTTCAGTGCTTTCCAAGAAACTTGCTGCCGGATCGACGCACGTATTGCTTGACCTACCAGTAGGACCGACCGCGAAGATTCGGAGCACAAGGGACGCCGATGCGCTTGCGGGGCTCCTCGAGAACGTGGCGCGGCAATGCGGACTGCACGTCGCGACAGTCCAGACCGACGGGACCCAGCCAGTTGGACGCGGGATCGGGCCGGCCCTGGAGGCACATGATGTCCTTGCGGTCCTCGCCAACCGCGACGACGCGCCGCAGGATCTCAAAGCTCGCGCGCTGGCGCTGGCTGCCGGCATCCTCGAATTGAGCGGCGCACCAAGCTCCGATGCTCTCCATCGGGCGACGCAATTGCTGGTCGAGGGGCGCGCAGAAAGCAAATTTCTTGCTATCTGCGAGGCCCAGGGCGGCTTCAAAGAGCCAGGGCGGGCGCTCCAGACGCGCGAATTCCTCGCCGCGCGCGCAGGACGGGTAGCCACCTTCGACAACCGCCTGCTTGCGCGCACTGCCAAACTCGCTGGCGCACCGCAGCGCGCGACGGCCGGTATCGCTCTGCATGTGAAGTCGGGCGATTTGGTTGAGCAAGGCCAGCCCCTCTTCACCATTCACGGCGAAAGCATGGGCGAACTTGATTACGCTTTCGCCTTTGCTTTGCGCAACAGCGATATGATCAGATTGGAGGCACAATGA
- a CDS encoding ABC transporter permease — protein MWQRIYALIVKELLASARDPQTRWVVLFSPPFLLLIYAFAITQEVSDVTLAVYNQDHGNASVELISRFEGAEVFDQIIHLRAGADIAPTIDARRATLVMRVGEDFSRRLERGESAEVQLILDGRRSNTAQILLGYSSRIVETYNQERLDRLRATAPVRLVQRTWFNPNLEPLWSAVPALFAVLVAVVGFMVSALSIARERELGTFEQLLVSPLRPFEILIGKSVPALLIALTSASAMLVLGMLFLNVPIRGSLALLFFGMVVYLAAIVGIGLFISSLAKTQQQAIIGLFMYMVPAVLISGYATPVENMPDWLQGLAAATPITHFIVISKAVYLREAPLWLYFSHIWPMALIAAASLLAATWLFRRRTG, from the coding sequence ATGTGGCAACGCATCTACGCCTTGATCGTGAAGGAGCTTCTGGCAAGCGCGCGCGATCCGCAAACCCGTTGGGTGGTGCTGTTTTCGCCGCCCTTTCTGCTCCTCATCTACGCCTTTGCAATTACGCAGGAAGTATCGGACGTCACCCTGGCGGTCTACAACCAGGACCACGGCAATGCCTCGGTCGAGCTTATCAGCCGCTTCGAGGGTGCCGAAGTATTCGATCAGATTATCCATTTGCGAGCAGGCGCGGATATCGCGCCGACAATCGACGCACGCCGTGCGACGCTGGTCATGCGCGTTGGCGAAGACTTCTCGCGGCGACTCGAGCGCGGCGAAAGTGCCGAGGTTCAGCTAATCCTCGATGGCCGCAGATCCAACACCGCTCAGATCCTGCTGGGATACAGCAGCCGGATCGTCGAAACCTATAATCAGGAGCGGCTCGATCGACTGCGCGCGACGGCACCTGTGCGTCTTGTCCAAAGGACCTGGTTCAATCCCAATCTCGAGCCGCTCTGGTCCGCAGTGCCAGCGCTCTTTGCCGTCCTCGTAGCCGTGGTCGGTTTCATGGTGTCCGCGCTGTCGATCGCCCGCGAGCGCGAGCTCGGTACCTTCGAGCAATTGCTGGTGTCGCCGCTGCGCCCCTTCGAGATCCTGATCGGCAAAAGCGTGCCGGCTCTCCTGATTGCGCTGACGAGCGCAAGTGCGATGCTGGTTCTGGGGATGCTGTTTCTCAACGTACCGATCCGCGGTTCTCTCGCCCTGCTTTTCTTCGGAATGGTTGTCTATCTCGCTGCAATAGTCGGTATCGGCCTGTTTATCTCATCGCTCGCCAAGACCCAGCAGCAGGCGATTATCGGGCTGTTCATGTATATGGTCCCGGCTGTGCTCATTTCGGGCTATGCCACGCCGGTAGAAAACATGCCCGACTGGTTGCAGGGCCTTGCCGCCGCCACGCCGATCACCCACTTCATAGTCATCAGCAAAGCGGTGTATCTTCGTGAAGCGCCCCTTTGGCTCTATTTCTCCCACATCTGGCCCATGGCGCTTATCGCTGCCGCGAGCCTGCTGGCGGCGACCTGGTTGTTCCGCCGCCGAACGGGTTAA
- a CDS encoding TetR/AcrR family transcriptional regulator, with protein MADDIAGKLKSAAAWLFTQHGFTATRVADIVANAGVAQGTFYLHFENKPSLFVALIDEFFAGLIEETIARHPGKRLQTGEHLSAEVEEIWMTIIRYGRKHDILTRLVLREAYALPPEQRAHINRHFEQGADALARYLEDAQQLGLVKNLPARLIAWLLVGMIERAMHYAVFVAPNAPSVSLAGHCTEFELLGLLEPSAARTGGES; from the coding sequence ATGGCCGATGATATCGCCGGAAAATTGAAATCTGCCGCGGCCTGGCTGTTCACTCAGCACGGATTTACGGCGACCCGCGTCGCCGACATCGTCGCGAATGCGGGCGTAGCGCAGGGGACCTTTTACCTGCATTTTGAAAACAAGCCATCGCTGTTTGTCGCGCTTATCGATGAATTCTTTGCAGGACTGATTGAGGAGACCATTGCCCGCCATCCCGGCAAGCGGCTGCAAACTGGAGAGCATCTATCAGCCGAGGTTGAGGAGATCTGGATGACCATCATTCGGTATGGCCGCAAGCATGATATTCTGACCAGGCTGGTCTTGCGTGAGGCCTATGCGCTTCCGCCCGAGCAGCGCGCTCATATCAATCGACATTTCGAGCAAGGTGCTGACGCGCTCGCGCGGTATCTCGAAGATGCCCAACAGCTCGGCCTGGTGAAGAATCTCCCGGCGCGACTCATTGCTTGGCTTCTTGTCGGAATGATCGAGCGGGCAATGCACTACGCCGTTTTTGTCGCGCCGAACGCACCGAGCGTGTCGCTGGCAGGGCATTGCACCGAGTTCGAACTCCTGGGCCTGCTGGAACCTAGTGCCGCTAGGACCGGAGGCGAATCATGA
- a CDS encoding ribose-phosphate pyrophosphokinase gives MSRVVFSLSAAPGMAEGLARCFEADLGELETRRFPDGETYLRIATPVSGRDVVLLCTLDRPDAKIAPLLFAADALRDQGARSIALVAPYLAYMRQDKAFNPGEAITSMSFSRLLSFYFDFLVTVDPHLHRIDNLDEIYSVPSKVVPAAPAIADWLKANIPDAFVIGPDEESEQWVLDVADRAGIPSAVLEKKRWGDFDVAISGGSLPDMDDKQPVIIDDIASSARTLVETVKLLLKAGTQPPVCVVVHPIFAGDAYDELLQAGAKRVISVNAIAHPTNAVDISPALAEALCAWSVQNDELIGAGH, from the coding sequence ATGAGCAGGGTCGTCTTTTCCCTTAGCGCGGCACCGGGCATGGCCGAAGGACTTGCCCGGTGTTTCGAGGCCGATCTCGGCGAACTCGAGACGCGCCGGTTCCCCGATGGAGAAACCTACCTGCGGATCGCCACACCCGTAAGTGGCCGCGATGTAGTCCTGCTTTGCACTCTTGATCGGCCCGATGCGAAAATCGCGCCATTGCTTTTTGCGGCGGATGCGCTGCGCGATCAGGGCGCACGCAGCATCGCGCTCGTCGCGCCGTATCTAGCCTATATGCGCCAGGACAAGGCGTTCAATCCGGGCGAGGCCATCACATCCATGTCGTTCTCGCGGCTGCTGTCGTTCTATTTCGATTTCCTCGTCACCGTCGATCCCCACCTGCACCGCATCGACAATCTCGACGAGATTTATTCGGTGCCGAGCAAGGTCGTGCCCGCAGCACCGGCGATCGCGGATTGGCTAAAAGCCAACATTCCGGACGCTTTCGTCATCGGGCCCGACGAGGAGAGCGAACAATGGGTGCTCGATGTCGCAGACAGGGCAGGGATCCCTTCAGCCGTTCTGGAGAAGAAACGCTGGGGCGACTTCGATGTGGCGATCAGCGGCGGGAGCCTTCCCGATATGGACGACAAACAACCCGTCATCATCGACGATATTGCCTCTAGTGCGCGAACGCTCGTCGAAACAGTCAAGCTGCTCTTGAAGGCTGGGACACAGCCGCCGGTGTGCGTTGTGGTCCACCCCATCTTTGCCGGCGATGCATATGACGAGCTCCTGCAGGCCGGGGCCAAGCGCGTGATCAGCGTCAATGCCATCGCGCATCCAACCAACGCGGTGGATATTTCGCCGGCACTCGCCGAGGCTTTGTGCGCATGGAGCGTCCAGAACGATGAGCTGATCGGAGCCGGCCACTAA
- a CDS encoding ABC transporter permease yields MSFSRFAAIMRKETRQAIRDPSTLMIAGLLPIMLIFLFGYAVSFDPRQFSVGVVVEQPTGETESFVASLRNTRYFEIETAPVRKDFETLMAAGELDAIIILPQDFSAIALRGEAAPIQILVDGGDPNTAGLVGSYIELLVINWLEQEWLDRGQPPLAPLVSIEPRVWFNAEISSRNYLVPGSVAIILTIIGALLTALVVAREWERGTMEALLATPVGPLELLLGKLVPYFVLGLGSFMLSVFVAVAFFGVPFRGSFLALSLAAALFMLCSLGQGLLISTLTRNQLVAAQVAVMLAFLPAFYFSNFVFELDSMPLALQLFSYAIPARFLVSTLQTQFLAGNVWAVLLPDLAALAIFAIVIFAICALFTRTRLD; encoded by the coding sequence ATGAGTTTTTCGCGTTTCGCCGCGATCATGCGCAAGGAAACCCGGCAGGCTATCCGGGACCCGAGCACACTCATGATTGCCGGCCTATTGCCGATCATGCTGATTTTCCTGTTCGGTTATGCGGTTTCGTTCGACCCCCGGCAGTTCTCGGTCGGCGTTGTGGTCGAACAGCCGACCGGAGAGACGGAGAGCTTTGTCGCGTCGCTGCGCAACACGCGCTATTTCGAGATTGAAACAGCGCCTGTGCGAAAGGACTTCGAAACCCTCATGGCCGCGGGCGAGCTCGATGCGATCATCATCCTGCCACAGGATTTCAGCGCAATTGCGCTCCGCGGAGAGGCGGCGCCGATCCAGATCCTGGTCGATGGGGGTGATCCAAACACAGCCGGACTGGTTGGCTCCTATATTGAATTGCTCGTTATCAATTGGCTCGAGCAGGAATGGCTCGATCGCGGGCAACCGCCGCTCGCGCCTCTCGTCTCGATTGAGCCGCGTGTCTGGTTTAACGCCGAGATTTCGAGCCGCAACTATCTGGTCCCCGGCTCGGTGGCGATCATTCTCACCATAATCGGCGCCTTGCTCACAGCGCTTGTGGTCGCCCGCGAATGGGAGCGCGGCACAATGGAGGCCCTTCTTGCGACACCTGTCGGTCCGCTCGAACTGCTGCTGGGCAAGCTTGTGCCCTATTTCGTGCTGGGCCTCGGCTCGTTCATGCTGTCCGTGTTTGTGGCCGTGGCGTTTTTTGGTGTTCCCTTCCGCGGATCGTTTCTCGCGCTCTCGCTCGCAGCCGCACTCTTCATGCTGTGCTCGCTGGGCCAAGGACTGCTCATTTCGACGCTCACCCGCAACCAGCTTGTGGCAGCGCAGGTCGCGGTGATGCTTGCCTTTTTGCCCGCGTTCTACTTTTCCAATTTCGTTTTTGAGCTCGACAGCATGCCACTGGCGCTCCAGCTCTTCAGCTACGCGATCCCGGCGCGCTTTCTCGTCTCTACCCTGCAGACGCAGTTTCTTGCCGGCAATGTCTGGGCGGTTCTGCTGCCCGATCTCGCTGCCCTTGCCATCTTCGCGATTGTGATCTTCGCGATCTGCGCTCTGTTCACACGCACCCGGCTCGACTGA
- a CDS encoding type II glyceraldehyde-3-phosphate dehydrogenase, producing the protein MTKEPNKISVGVVGAGVIGRRVVGAVRLQPDMALAGVADVAADWRIAMLAKGGVRLFAASSQASQTLPESGLDVAGSLEDLIAASDVIVDCTPKGIGAQNANIYRRAGKPFIVQGGEKHDVAGHSFVAEATYGSAFGRDATRVVSCNTTSIVRTLGALKRAGLLKKARGTLMRRATDPWESHLGGIMNTLVPEPTIPSHQGPDARHVDPELDVVTIAIKVPETLAHLHSWYVELTRPATKEEVLDAFAASPRILLIDGDSGLSALNSVKEAMAMEGRPNADLYEVALWSNILAVDGTELCYNYMVDNQAIVIPETIDAIRALASSEEQPEVSMRLTNKTLGIGADELRL; encoded by the coding sequence ATGACAAAGGAGCCAAACAAGATCTCGGTAGGGGTCGTAGGAGCAGGGGTAATCGGTCGCCGCGTTGTCGGCGCCGTAAGGCTGCAACCCGATATGGCATTGGCCGGTGTCGCCGACGTCGCCGCCGATTGGCGGATCGCAATGCTCGCGAAGGGCGGCGTTCGCCTGTTCGCGGCCAGTTCGCAGGCCTCGCAAACCTTGCCGGAGTCGGGTCTCGACGTTGCGGGTTCGCTAGAGGATCTCATCGCGGCAAGCGACGTCATTGTCGACTGCACACCCAAGGGCATCGGTGCCCAGAACGCAAACATCTATCGCCGCGCCGGGAAGCCATTCATCGTGCAGGGAGGCGAGAAGCACGACGTGGCGGGGCACTCATTCGTCGCCGAAGCAACCTACGGGAGCGCATTCGGACGCGATGCGACACGGGTCGTGTCATGCAACACCACGTCGATTGTCCGCACCCTAGGGGCGCTGAAGCGCGCAGGCCTGCTCAAAAAAGCGCGCGGGACACTTATGCGCCGGGCCACCGACCCCTGGGAGAGCCATCTCGGGGGGATCATGAACACGCTCGTGCCCGAGCCGACAATCCCGAGCCATCAGGGGCCGGATGCCCGGCATGTGGATCCGGAACTCGATGTGGTGACGATTGCGATCAAGGTTCCTGAGACCCTGGCTCATCTACACAGCTGGTATGTCGAGCTCACCCGGCCGGCGACAAAGGAGGAAGTCCTCGACGCATTTGCGGCCTCGCCAAGAATTCTGCTCATCGATGGAGACAGCGGACTGTCGGCCCTCAACAGCGTCAAAGAGGCGATGGCGATGGAGGGGCGGCCCAATGCAGACCTCTACGAGGTGGCCCTGTGGAGCAACATTCTCGCGGTCGATGGAACCGAACTGTGCTACAATTACATGGTCGACAATCAAGCCATCGTCATCCCTGAAACGATAGATGCGATCCGTGCCCTGGCGTCGAGCGAGGAGCAGCCCGAGGTCTCGATGCGATTGACAAACAAGACGCTTGGTATCGGAGCAGACGAGCTGAGATTGTAG
- a CDS encoding efflux RND transporter periplasmic adaptor subunit, giving the protein MRSKQKVYIGIGLLVLLAASAATIWLMQPDRHEREGHLVLNGNVDIRQVNLAFKVPGRIDRLAFDEGDRVEAGDLLASLEPQDYKNEIALAEAHASQRSAALAALESGSRPEEIERARARVAEAESALSVAQATLDRVEHLAGKGFASRQTRDEARSQRDRAAAQRQAALEELSLVREGPRREEIRQGRAALGAERAAAALARQRLVDANLYAPADGIILTRAREAGAIVGPGETVFTLAHTSPMWIRAYIEEPDLERVEIGTPATVLTEAGREFPGRIAYISPTAEFTPKSVETREQRTSLVYRVRVRTEDQDGILKQGMPVSVIVRPVARGR; this is encoded by the coding sequence ATGAGATCCAAACAGAAGGTCTACATCGGCATTGGCCTGCTCGTATTGCTAGCCGCTTCGGCAGCGACAATCTGGCTGATGCAGCCTGATCGGCATGAGCGAGAAGGTCATCTGGTACTCAATGGAAATGTCGATATTCGTCAGGTCAATCTGGCGTTCAAGGTTCCAGGCAGGATCGACCGATTGGCGTTCGATGAGGGAGATAGGGTTGAAGCTGGCGATCTTTTGGCCTCGCTTGAACCTCAGGATTATAAGAACGAGATCGCGCTTGCCGAAGCGCATGCCAGCCAACGCTCCGCAGCGCTCGCCGCTCTCGAATCGGGCAGCAGGCCGGAGGAGATCGAGCGGGCGAGAGCGCGGGTTGCAGAAGCGGAGTCCGCGCTGAGCGTTGCCCAGGCAACCCTGGACAGGGTCGAACACCTCGCCGGGAAGGGCTTTGCCTCACGGCAGACCCGGGACGAGGCGCGCTCTCAGCGCGATCGCGCGGCCGCTCAGCGGCAGGCGGCACTCGAAGAACTCTCGCTTGTCCGCGAGGGACCCCGACGCGAAGAAATCCGGCAAGGACGCGCGGCGCTTGGAGCCGAGCGAGCTGCCGCTGCACTCGCCCGGCAACGCCTAGTAGACGCGAACCTTTACGCGCCCGCTGACGGGATCATCCTGACGCGCGCACGCGAGGCTGGAGCCATCGTGGGGCCGGGCGAAACCGTATTCACACTCGCACACACCTCGCCCATGTGGATCCGGGCCTATATCGAGGAACCCGACCTCGAGCGCGTCGAGATCGGTACCCCCGCGACAGTGTTGACCGAGGCTGGCCGCGAATTTCCCGGCCGCATTGCCTACATCTCACCGACAGCCGAGTTTACACCCAAGTCCGTTGAGACCCGCGAACAACGCACCAGCCTTGTCTACCGGGTGCGTGTGCGTACCGAAGATCAAGACGGAATCCTGAAGCAGGGCATGCCGGTCTCCGTGATCGTCCGTCCCGTCGCCCGCGGGCGTTGA
- the ppk2 gene encoding polyphosphate kinase 2 has translation MSSSQKKKISKSEYKQQLRALQIELVKIQRQVIAHGERVLIIFEGRDAAGKDGVIKRVREHMSPRETRVVALGKPSDRDTRSWYFRRYSEQLPADEEIALFNRSWYNRAGVERVMGFADKEEVADFFSNVAQFEEMLARDGTTLLKYYLDIDRKEQAKRLKARRTDPLKQWKISPIDAAALEKWNDYSNARDEMLTRTDFAYAPWIAVRANDKRAARLNIIRHMLQSIACQAVDQRLARPDPSVILPIAEVGIGGLAP, from the coding sequence ATGTCGAGTTCGCAAAAGAAGAAAATATCCAAGAGCGAATACAAGCAACAATTGCGCGCGCTGCAGATCGAACTGGTCAAGATACAACGCCAGGTCATCGCCCATGGCGAGCGTGTTCTGATCATCTTCGAAGGGAGAGATGCGGCCGGAAAGGACGGTGTGATCAAGCGTGTGCGCGAACATATGAGTCCGCGCGAGACTCGCGTCGTGGCGCTGGGCAAACCCTCAGATCGTGACACGCGAAGTTGGTATTTTCGCCGCTACAGCGAACAGCTGCCCGCCGATGAGGAGATCGCTCTGTTCAATCGCTCTTGGTACAACCGGGCGGGGGTCGAACGGGTGATGGGATTTGCCGACAAGGAGGAAGTTGCCGACTTCTTCTCTAACGTCGCGCAATTCGAAGAAATGCTGGCACGCGACGGGACTACGCTTCTCAAATACTACCTCGACATCGATAGAAAAGAGCAAGCCAAGCGCCTCAAAGCGCGGCGCACTGATCCGCTCAAGCAGTGGAAGATCAGCCCCATCGATGCAGCGGCGCTTGAGAAGTGGAATGATTATTCCAACGCCCGGGACGAAATGCTGACGCGCACAGATTTTGCCTATGCCCCGTGGATTGCAGTGCGCGCCAACGACAAACGCGCCGCACGCCTCAACATCATCCGGCACATGCTGCAATCCATCGCGTGCCAGGCGGTCGATCAACGCCTCGCGCGTCCCGACCCTTCGGTCATCCTGCCGATTGCCGAAGTCGGGATTGGTGGCTTGGCCCCGTGA